From a region of the Thiomicrorhabdus sp. genome:
- a CDS encoding PfkB family carbohydrate kinase: MSKILGIGNSVLDIILTVDHHPQEDEELRASNKQISTGGNVNNSLYVLNQLGHQTDICTTIAADSESKQLLSGLAERNISTEHVQKFIKGRTPTSFVTLNAENGHRTIVHFRDLPEISFDFFAKIEIEEYDWLHFEGRNMAQLPGMVNIAKTFLTYQPISLEVEKPREGIETLFNSVNLIIFSHHYAKAKGFANGKELLESLDLPNANLVCTWGEDGVWLKAPGGSIEHVEAEQVNPVIDTLGAGDTFNAGLIHALTEKQPLADAVSYASKLAAKKCLQPGLDNLLKANEANKALANIKQLSNAKTTIVNDASGRSLVLIKYEDGVRCFLNNCPHQDVPLNEAYKIDVNPFEKTMKCSVHDAYFNIEDGLCIEGPCWDESLTSIAIKLDENGDIFLA, encoded by the coding sequence ATGTCAAAAATTTTAGGCATCGGAAATTCAGTTTTAGATATCATCTTAACCGTTGACCACCACCCCCAAGAAGATGAAGAGTTACGAGCAAGCAATAAACAAATCTCTACTGGTGGCAATGTTAACAATTCTTTATACGTGCTTAATCAGCTAGGTCACCAAACCGACATTTGCACTACCATTGCAGCAGATAGTGAATCTAAACAACTTTTGTCAGGCCTTGCAGAACGTAACATTTCTACTGAGCATGTTCAAAAATTTATAAAAGGTAGAACGCCAACCTCTTTTGTGACGTTAAATGCAGAAAACGGTCATAGAACCATTGTTCATTTTCGTGATCTGCCTGAAATCAGCTTTGACTTTTTTGCCAAAATAGAAATAGAGGAATATGACTGGTTACATTTTGAAGGCCGTAATATGGCTCAACTACCAGGCATGGTTAATATTGCTAAAACGTTTTTAACCTATCAGCCAATTTCTCTTGAAGTTGAAAAACCTAGAGAAGGTATCGAAACCTTATTTAACAGCGTTAACCTAATCATATTTTCACATCATTATGCTAAAGCGAAAGGATTTGCAAATGGTAAAGAACTACTAGAAAGCCTTGACCTACCAAATGCTAATCTTGTTTGTACTTGGGGAGAAGATGGCGTTTGGTTGAAAGCGCCTGGAGGCTCTATTGAACATGTTGAAGCCGAGCAAGTTAATCCTGTAATTGATACTTTAGGCGCTGGAGATACATTCAATGCTGGCTTAATTCACGCTTTAACAGAAAAACAACCACTTGCTGATGCCGTTAGTTATGCCAGTAAACTTGCTGCCAAAAAATGCCTGCAACCAGGCTTAGATAATTTATTGAAGGCAAATGAGGCGAATAAAGCTTTAGCCAACATTAAACAATTAAGCAATGCTAAAACAACTATTGTGAACGATGCTTCTGGCCGATCATTGGTATTAATTAAATATGAAGATGGTGTGCGTTGCTTTTTGAATAATTGCCCACATCAAGATGTACCTTTAAATGAAGCTTACAAAATTGATGTAAATCCTTTTGAGAAAACCATGAAATGCTCAGTACATGATGCCTATTTTAATATTGAGGATGGTTTATGTATTGAGGGACCGTGTTGGGACGAGTCTCTGACATCAATTGCTATCAAGTTAGATGAAAACGGTGATATTTTCCTGGCTTAA